DNA from Christensenella timonensis:
CCAGAATATGATAGCGTCCAAGACCTCCGGATCCAGCCGTATCCTGCTCACCTGCTGCGGATTGATTGGGTTGCGCACCAGTACGTAGCCCTCGCGCAGCCTGTTTAGAAACCATTCGTAAAAGAACCTGGGGATATCCGTCCTCCTGCTCGCACTGATGAACATGCCTGCCTCCTTGTTTTCTTTTCCACGCGGCCGCTGTTTTTTTAGTTATCGCATCGGGGAACGGAGATATCCCAAATCGGCCGCTTTTTGAACCGCCTCTTTCACATTTACCTTGCGGGGGCCGTTCCGCGTTATTTTCAGGATCATTGTATCTTCCGGCCCAAAGGTCATTTCTCGTTCGCCATCAAGCGCCACTGTGCCGAAATATCCCGGCTGCAAAACGATCTCTTCCCCGATTTTCACACGGCGGATGTCCCTTGCCCCAAAGCGTGTCAGCATACCCGTAGCGATTGCCGCGATGTATGTATTGCACTGCCAGTCAAGCTTTGCGTATATTCCGCTATCTTCCTCAGGCGACACGGAATGAATCGAACCGATCAGGCCGGAAAACCCGATGTTCGCCGGATGAGCCTGCGCCACAAGGATCGCGTCAATATCCTCTTCTTGCGTGATTGCACGCGCTCCGATATAACTCTTTTTGGATAGGACTGCATCCACGAGCGCAATATCGTGCTGGCCGTTGGAGATGCTTACTTCGATCAACTTGCCATGCAAAAATTCTTCCCGCTTGAGAATATTTCCTGCGATCGCAGAAGCCGCCATCGCTACGGCCGTTCCTTCTATGAACGCCGGGTATACATTGTTCGTGCCTGTTGAGACAGGGATCAGCGGCACATCGCCGATCGTCTTGGCCGCAACCCTGCTTGTCCCGTCGCCCCCGAGGGCAATGACGACATCCGCCCGCTCTTCTTCCGTAACATATTTTACAAACCTGCTGGTGTCCTTTGCACTGCCGGAAACAAACGTATCGGGGATCGTTACTCTCTTTCGCACCTCCGGGTTGCTCATGCCGTCCAAAGCGTCATAGCTTAGGCGGTTGTCGTCCGGCATCATGTAAATTCGATGATCGCCAAGCTCGCATATCCCGGACAATATCCGCCTGGTAATGCTGATTTTCTCCTGGTTGTCAAACGACGTCGCATAGGACACGATGCGCCTGACATCCTTCCCGGAGTATGGGTTGACAACAATTCCGACCGTTCCCATTGTTTATACCTGCTTTCTTTGGTTGCCTATCGTAGATAGGAAAAGGTGGGATAGCGCATACTGAGCCTTCGGCTTGTATTCACAGGACCCACGTGGGTTCTCATCTTTTTAACATAATAAAAAGACCATACTAAGTATGGACTTTTCATTATGGCGGAGAGGGTGGGATTCGAACCCACGTGCCCGTTAAGGCAAACGCATTTCGAGGGGTATTTTTTCAAAATAAGCCCTTATATCTTTCCAAAACCTACCATATCTTACTACCGAAAAACCTTTAATCTAAAGGATTCTTAAATAACTTCACATAAGACGTTATAAAGCCTTAAATCATTACTTTACACGGTCGGGCAACAAAAGGGCAACACGGCAACAAATTTAAAACTGCTAAATAGCTAACTTCGTATGAAGAAAGGAGCAAAATAAGATGCAAGAAAACCCTTTAATCGCTAAAGGTATTATACAGCAAGACGGCGAGATTTGCAAAGACAAGATCAATCTTGTTTCGGGGGCTATCACGCCACCATTTGCTGAAACAATTTGGACGTTCACAGGCGGGGACATGGACACGATCAACCGCTTAACTCATATCTTTTTAGATATGAA
Protein-coding regions in this window:
- a CDS encoding NAD(+)/NADH kinase, with product MGTVGIVVNPYSGKDVRRIVSYATSFDNQEKISITRRILSGICELGDHRIYMMPDDNRLSYDALDGMSNPEVRKRVTIPDTFVSGSAKDTSRFVKYVTEEERADVVIALGGDGTSRVAAKTIGDVPLIPVSTGTNNVYPAFIEGTAVAMAASAIAGNILKREEFLHGKLIEVSISNGQHDIALVDAVLSKKSYIGARAITQEEDIDAILVAQAHPANIGFSGLIGSIHSVSPEEDSGIYAKLDWQCNTYIAAIATGMLTRFGARDIRRVKIGEEIVLQPGYFGTVALDGEREMTFGPEDTMILKITRNGPRKVNVKEAVQKAADLGYLRSPMR